One segment of Solanum lycopersicum chromosome 1, SLM_r2.1 DNA contains the following:
- the LOC138337053 gene encoding uncharacterized protein, whose product MIGSNVENEEAKPLGRWSVLAYGVGHVLNDITSTYWYTYLLLYLTSMGMPPKQVAALAITAQFTDATMTIIAGELIDRFGHFKIWHAVGTVLVSAAFYSFFWGVCVPCKIIGIDTPLVQMIGYYMFDILFSGGWSCTQVSHMAMVNGLTLDQTSRVACVSCRNAFTMVASLIVYGIGFFIFNSSMKQVEIKEQYHLLATITVLIGCFFVILFHLGTKEPRVKQVSHQTNRRGSSWKRWLKNGLYYRVASIYVLTRVVTNISQVFLALYVISDLHMSQSSKALVPAIIYLCSFITSIFLQELEWNNHRLKAIFSVGGLLWLFCSAVVLSLPINMNVFMYILSVVIGIANAFMMVTSVGMESELVDKEVEGSAFVYGSLGFVEKVLCGVMLYILESYESVTPASCNPAYPCFTVTRFSLGFIPGVAALVGVIVTCFTKFRTSLPEPFTEPLLT is encoded by the exons ATGATTGGAAGCAATGTGGAAAATGAAGAAGCAAAGCCATTGGGAAGATGGTCTGTTTTAGCATATGGTGTAGGGCATGTGCTTAATGATATAACATCAACTTATTGGTATACTTATCTCTTGCTCTATTTGACCAGTATGGGAATGCCTCCAAA ACAAGTTGCAGCACTTGCAATTACAGCGCAATTCACCGATGCAACGATGACCATAATTGCTGGAGAActg ATAGACAGATTTGGACATTTCAAAATATGGCATGCTGTGGGGACTGTTCTTGTCTCTGCTGCATTTTATTCGTTTTTTTGGGGTGTTTGTGTTCCTTGCAAAATTATTGGGATCGATACGCCTCTTGTGCAAATGATTGGATATTATATGTTTGATATACTCTTCAGTGGTGGATGGTCTTGTACTCAAGTATCACATAT GGCAATGGTGAATGGCCTTACCCTGGATCAAACAAGCAGAGTTGCATGTGTCAGCTGCCGCAATGCTTTTACAATG GTCGCAAGCCTAATCGTGTATGGAATTggatttttcatattcaattcaTCCATGAAACAAGTTGAAATAAAAGAGCAG TACCACTTGTTGGCAACTATCACAGTATTGATCGGATGCttctttgtaattttatttcatcttgGAACTAAAGAGCCTAG AGTGAAACAAGTATCTCACCAGACAAATCGCCGTGGTTCTTCTTGGAAGCGATGGTTGAAAAATGGCCTGTATTATAGAGTAGCTAGCATTTATGTGTTAACTAGAGTTGTAACGAATATATCTCAG GTGTTTCTTGCTCTCTATGTAATTAGTGATCTACACATGAGCCAATCTTCCAAGGCTTTG GTTCCTGCCATCATCTATTTGTGCAGCTTCATTACATCTATCTTTCTCCAG GAACTCGAATGGAACAATCACAGATTGAAGGCCATCTTTTCAGTAGGAGGCCTCCTGTGGCTATTTTGTAGTGCAGTAGTACTCTCCCTACCGATTAACATGAATGTTTTTATGTACATCTTGTCCGTAGTTATTGGAATCGCCAATGCCTTCATGATG GTAACTTCAGTAGGCATGGAAAGTGAGCTAGTTGATAAAGAAGTTGAGGGATCTGCTTTTGTTTATGGATCATTAGGCTTTGTGGAGAAAGTATTGTGTGGGGTAATGCTGTACATTCTAGAGTCATACGAAA GCGTAACACCAGCATCGTGCAATCCAGCATATCCATGTTTCACAGTAACGCGATTTTCATTGGGATTCATTCCGGGAGTTGCTGCATTAGTTGGAGTCATTGTTACATGTTTTACAAAGTTCAGAACTTCACTTCCAGAGCCCTTCACAGAACCTTTGTTGACATAG